The following proteins are co-located in the Flavobacterium sp. CECT 9288 genome:
- a CDS encoding DUF5683 domain-containing protein → MFKSFFISISLLLLSCSSVLAQAKESTDLIVKDTLKVSNIDPLTPAKAAFFSAVLPGLGQAYNKKYWKIPLVYGAIGTSIYFYADNNKKYRQYRTAYKRRLEGVVTEDLAFLDNNRLIAGQKFYQRNRDLSALVTLAFYALNIIDANVDAALLQFNVDENLSLRPAIYQNDVTFKTNAGLTINYTF, encoded by the coding sequence GTGTTTAAATCATTTTTCATTTCAATTTCCTTATTGCTATTGAGTTGCAGCTCTGTTTTGGCTCAAGCCAAAGAATCTACAGATTTGATAGTTAAGGATACCTTGAAAGTGTCTAACATTGATCCGCTTACACCTGCTAAAGCTGCTTTTTTCTCGGCAGTATTACCTGGTTTAGGTCAAGCTTACAATAAAAAATACTGGAAAATTCCCTTAGTTTACGGAGCTATAGGTACAAGTATATACTTTTATGCGGATAATAATAAAAAGTACAGACAATACAGAACGGCTTATAAAAGACGCCTAGAAGGTGTTGTAACCGAAGATTTAGCCTTTCTTGACAACAACAGATTGATTGCTGGGCAAAAATTTTACCAACGCAATAGAGATTTATCTGCACTTGTAACACTTGCTTTTTATGCTTTAAACATCATTGATGCTAATGTTGATGCAGCACTACTTCAATTTAACGTTGATGAAAACTTATCTCTACGCCCCGCTATTTATCAAAATGATGTAACGTTCAAGACAAATGCAGGACTAACTATTAATTATACTTTTTGA
- a CDS encoding ParB/RepB/Spo0J family partition protein: MAQAIKKQALGRGLSALLKDPENDIKSVDDKNADKVVGNIIELEIAAIEINPFQPRSNFNEESLRELATSIKELGVIQPITVRKLDFNKFQLISGERRLRASTLVGLTTVPAYIRIANDNESLVMALVENIQRHDLDPIEIALSYQRLIDEIQLTQEQMSDRVGKKRSTIANYLRLLKLDPIIQTGIRDGFISMGHGRAIINIENQDIQADIYQKIVSQNLSVRDTEALVKNYQESLKPKPEGKPKANSFEVEDAHKNTFTNYFGTKVDVKVTGGGKGKITIPFHSEEDFKRIIKLIND; this comes from the coding sequence ATGGCACAAGCAATTAAAAAACAAGCCTTAGGAAGAGGATTATCCGCGTTATTGAAAGATCCAGAAAACGATATCAAATCTGTTGATGATAAAAATGCCGATAAGGTTGTTGGGAATATTATTGAGCTTGAAATTGCTGCAATCGAAATAAATCCGTTTCAACCCCGAAGTAATTTTAATGAGGAATCATTAAGAGAACTGGCTACTTCTATAAAAGAACTAGGTGTTATACAGCCTATTACCGTACGTAAACTAGATTTTAATAAGTTCCAACTTATATCTGGAGAGCGTCGTCTTAGAGCTTCTACACTTGTAGGACTTACTACAGTTCCTGCTTACATTCGTATTGCAAATGACAATGAATCACTTGTTATGGCACTGGTTGAGAACATTCAACGTCATGACTTAGACCCTATAGAAATTGCCTTGTCTTATCAAAGATTGATAGATGAAATCCAACTTACACAAGAACAAATGAGTGATCGTGTAGGAAAGAAAAGATCTACTATTGCTAATTATTTACGCTTATTAAAACTTGATCCTATTATTCAAACAGGAATTAGAGATGGATTCATAAGCATGGGTCATGGTAGAGCCATCATCAATATTGAAAACCAAGATATTCAAGCTGATATTTATCAAAAAATTGTTAGCCAAAATTTATCGGTGCGCGATACCGAGGCATTAGTAAAAAATTATCAAGAGAGCCTAAAACCAAAACCTGAAGGAAAACCAAAAGCAAATTCTTTTGAGGTTGAGGATGCACACAAAAACACCTTTACCAATTATTTTGGTACCAAAGTAGACGTGAAAGTTACAGGCGGCGGAAAAGGTAAAATAACCATTCCTTTTCACTCTGAAGAAGATTTTAAAAGAATCATTAAACTAATAAACGACTAG
- the dapB gene encoding 4-hydroxy-tetrahydrodipicolinate reductase → MKIALLGYGKMGQVIEKIALERGHEIVLRKDEKSTFEGLSRADVGIDFSVPSAAVENISTCFHANVPVISGTTGWLEHYKTIEALCLETKGALISSSNFSLGVNIFFELNEYLAKMMSKFDSYQVSMEEIHHTQKLDAPSGTAISLAKGIIENSSYTKWTLDNPNKGEIHIDAKRIGTVPGTHTVQYNSTVDSIEIKHTAHNRDGFALGAVIAAEWIVGKQGVFSMKDVLDLK, encoded by the coding sequence ATGAAAATTGCATTACTAGGATACGGAAAAATGGGCCAAGTGATTGAAAAAATTGCTTTGGAACGAGGTCATGAAATCGTATTAAGAAAAGATGAAAAAAGTACTTTTGAAGGACTTTCTAGGGCTGATGTAGGCATTGATTTTAGTGTACCGTCAGCTGCTGTTGAAAATATTTCGACTTGTTTTCACGCCAATGTTCCCGTAATTTCAGGAACAACAGGATGGCTTGAACATTACAAAACTATTGAAGCACTTTGCCTTGAAACAAAAGGTGCCTTGATTTCCAGTTCCAATTTCAGTTTAGGAGTAAACATCTTTTTTGAGTTGAACGAATACCTTGCAAAAATGATGTCAAAATTTGACAGTTACCAAGTAAGCATGGAAGAAATTCACCATACCCAAAAGCTAGATGCACCAAGTGGCACAGCAATTTCTTTAGCCAAAGGAATTATAGAGAATAGCTCATACACTAAATGGACTTTAGACAATCCTAATAAAGGTGAAATACACATTGATGCTAAAAGAATAGGAACCGTTCCTGGAACGCACACCGTACAATATAATTCGACAGTTGACAGTATCGAAATAAAACACACGGCACACAATAGAGATGGATTTGCACTTGGAGCAGTTATCGCGGCTGAGTGGATAGTAGGAAAGCAAGGAGTTTTCTCTATGAAAGATGTATTAGATTTAAAATAA
- a CDS encoding ParA family protein, giving the protein MGKIIAIANQKGGVGKTTTSVNLAAALGVLEKKVLLIDADPQANASSGLGIDVESVEIGTYQILEHSHTPQEAVIKCSAPNVDVIPSHIDLVAIEIELVDKENREYMLKKALANVKDEYDFIIIDCAPSLGLLTLNALTASDSVVIPIQCEYFALEGLGKLLNTIKSIQKIHNPDLDIEGLLLTMFDSRLRLSNQVVEEVQKHFNDMVFETIIQRNVKLSEAPSFGESIINYDATSKGAVNYLHLAQEIIKKNSK; this is encoded by the coding sequence ATGGGCAAAATCATCGCGATTGCTAATCAAAAAGGAGGAGTTGGCAAAACTACAACATCAGTTAATCTTGCAGCTGCATTAGGTGTATTAGAAAAAAAGGTTCTACTTATTGATGCTGATCCTCAAGCTAATGCATCATCAGGACTTGGAATTGATGTTGAATCAGTAGAAATAGGGACGTATCAAATATTAGAGCACAGCCATACTCCGCAAGAAGCAGTTATTAAATGCTCTGCTCCCAATGTTGACGTTATTCCATCTCACATTGACCTTGTTGCTATAGAAATAGAACTAGTTGATAAAGAAAACAGAGAATACATGCTTAAAAAAGCATTGGCCAATGTAAAAGATGAATACGATTTCATTATCATTGACTGTGCACCATCATTAGGATTATTAACTCTTAATGCTTTAACGGCATCAGACTCTGTAGTTATTCCTATTCAATGCGAATATTTTGCACTAGAAGGATTGGGTAAATTACTAAATACCATAAAAAGTATTCAAAAAATACACAATCCAGATTTAGATATTGAGGGACTTTTGTTGACCATGTTTGATTCTCGTTTGCGTTTATCTAATCAAGTTGTTGAGGAAGTTCAAAAACATTTTAACGATATGGTTTTTGAAACTATCATTCAAAGAAATGTAAAATTGAGTGAAGCGCCTAGTTTTGGCGAAAGCATAATTAATTATGATGCAACAAGTAAAGGTGCTGTAAACTACCTTCACCTTGCACAAGAAATCATAAAGAAAAATAGTAAATAA